The following are from one region of the Microbacterium paraoxydans genome:
- a CDS encoding carbohydrate ABC transporter permease, producing the protein MSTETLVRPTGTAPRRQREREKARGAATTPGARARLILAHVTIYVAALIFIAPLVYAFFSALKPNSEMFSMPPTLVGSELRWSNFVDVFAYGPFLTYIMNSFIVAIGGTLVVLVVSTTAGYAFGRLRWKGRDAVFVLFLATLMVPAEVLVIPMFQVMQWFNWVDTYQALILPFAFGAFGTFLMRQFFRGIPYELEEAARVDGAGPVRSFLQIILPLSKSAVAVLAVFTFLSFWNSYLWPLIVTVDYNAHGTLPVGLASFAGLTGTRWDLQMAAAIISMIPTTLLVIVLQKHLVKGIAMAGLGGR; encoded by the coding sequence ATGAGCACTGAGACCCTCGTCCGGCCCACCGGCACCGCCCCGCGGCGTCAGCGCGAGCGGGAGAAGGCGCGTGGTGCGGCGACCACGCCGGGCGCGCGCGCCCGACTGATCCTCGCGCACGTCACCATCTACGTCGCGGCGCTCATCTTCATCGCGCCGCTCGTCTACGCGTTCTTCTCGGCCCTCAAGCCGAACTCCGAGATGTTCTCGATGCCGCCGACGCTCGTGGGCTCCGAGCTCCGCTGGAGCAACTTCGTCGACGTCTTCGCCTACGGACCGTTCCTGACGTACATCATGAACTCGTTCATCGTGGCGATCGGCGGCACCCTGGTCGTGCTCGTGGTGTCCACGACCGCCGGATACGCGTTCGGGCGCCTGCGCTGGAAAGGCCGCGACGCGGTCTTCGTCCTCTTCCTGGCCACGCTGATGGTGCCCGCCGAGGTGCTCGTCATCCCCATGTTCCAGGTCATGCAGTGGTTCAACTGGGTCGACACCTATCAGGCGCTCATCCTTCCCTTCGCGTTCGGCGCCTTCGGCACGTTCCTGATGCGGCAGTTCTTCCGCGGCATCCCCTACGAGCTGGAGGAGGCGGCCCGTGTCGACGGCGCCGGCCCTGTCCGGTCCTTCCTGCAGATCATCCTGCCGCTGTCGAAGTCCGCGGTCGCGGTGCTCGCGGTCTTCACGTTCCTGTCCTTCTGGAACAGCTACCTCTGGCCCCTCATCGTCACGGTCGACTACAACGCGCACGGCACGCTGCCCGTCGGTCTGGCGAGCTTCGCCGGCCTCACCGGCACCCGCTGGGACCTGCAGATGGCCGCAGCGATCATCTCGATGATCCCCACCACCCTGCTCGTGATCGTGCTGCAGAAGCATCTGGTCAAGGGCATCGCGATGGCCGGACTGGGCGGACGATGA
- a CDS encoding ROK family protein, with protein sequence MSAVGQQTDDPRRTTTGLGSDLALAGVDIGGTKIAALVVDAFGDVLARGSVPAPASVGGPAMADAAAGLVARLAAEAGVAVAAVGVGAAGVIDHESGTIRAASALFADWAGFPLGPELAQRLGVPVRVENDVNAFLLGEAAAAGPSVPDVLGVMLGTGVGGALVIGGELHHGPHGAAGEIGHTPGYSDLVCTCGQTGHLETLASGTSIARRFEERTGRSVSDAREVAEAARAGDADARAVFDAAGRALALACASAATLLDLPIAIVGGGVTAAWDLLEPSIERTLGTDAPVSGIALRVVPAVLGADAVALGAIESARRALAPVS encoded by the coding sequence ATGAGCGCGGTCGGGCAGCAGACGGACGACCCTCGACGAACGACCACGGGCCTCGGATCCGACCTGGCGCTGGCGGGGGTGGACATCGGGGGCACGAAGATCGCGGCCCTCGTCGTGGACGCCTTCGGAGACGTCCTCGCACGCGGAAGCGTGCCGGCACCCGCCAGCGTCGGCGGCCCGGCGATGGCGGATGCGGCGGCCGGTCTCGTCGCGCGGCTGGCGGCCGAGGCCGGTGTCGCCGTCGCCGCGGTGGGGGTGGGCGCCGCGGGCGTCATCGACCACGAGAGCGGCACCATCCGCGCCGCGTCCGCCCTGTTCGCGGACTGGGCGGGCTTCCCGCTCGGCCCGGAGCTGGCGCAGCGCCTCGGTGTCCCGGTGCGGGTGGAGAACGACGTGAACGCCTTCCTCCTCGGTGAAGCCGCCGCGGCGGGTCCGAGCGTGCCCGATGTGCTCGGTGTGATGCTCGGCACGGGCGTCGGCGGCGCGCTGGTCATCGGCGGGGAGCTGCACCACGGCCCGCACGGCGCGGCCGGCGAGATCGGGCACACGCCCGGTTACAGCGACCTCGTCTGCACCTGCGGGCAGACCGGTCACCTGGAGACCCTGGCCTCCGGGACGTCGATCGCCCGGCGGTTCGAGGAGCGCACCGGGCGCTCGGTGAGCGATGCCAGGGAGGTGGCGGAGGCCGCCCGGGCGGGTGACGCCGACGCCCGCGCGGTGTTCGACGCCGCCGGACGGGCGCTCGCTCTCGCCTGCGCCAGTGCCGCGACGCTCCTCGACCTGCCGATCGCCATCGTCGGCGGCGGGGTCACGGCCGCCTGGGACCTCCTGGAGCCGTCGATCGAGCGGACGCTCGGTACCGATGCCCCGGTGTCGGGCATCGCGCTGCGCGTCGTCCCCGCCGTCCTCGGAGCCGACGCCGTCGCGCTCGGCGCCATCGAGAGCGCCCGACGCGCCCTCGCCCCCGTTTCCTGA
- a CDS encoding M81 family metallopeptidase, with protein sequence MGPLPPLAEGGLARPRIGIGGISIESSTFSPHISGDEAFTIRTGDALRAYYPFLDAGRELAEAAEWVPLTHGRSLPGGAVDPDTYRRMKDALVEGIRTQGPFDGFFFDIHGAMSVVGMDDAEGDLALAVREALGPDTLVSTSMDLHGKVSETLRDAVDLLTCYRMAPHEDWLNTKERAVWNLLDRLRGPHGGDVQARRPFTAWVPVPVLLPGEKTSTRLEPAQGIYAELPEIEALPGVVDASVWIGYAWADEPRCQAYVVVTGDDREVIAREAERVARMFWEAREDFVFVAKTGSLDEALEEALASGAPRPYVISDSGDNPTAGGAGDVTWTLAQLLQRPELTDGTHTTLVASIFDPRAVAEAVEAGVGATVTLSAGAAVDSGPHGPVEITGTVFSVTDGDPDAGTQVVIAVGGLHAIVTARRKPFHHLSDFRMLGLEPTTADVVVVKIGYLEPELYELAAGWTLALTPGGVDQDLLRLGHHRLRPGVFPFDTTGDPDLTAVVVRRGADEEDTAS encoded by the coding sequence ATGGGTCCGCTGCCGCCGCTCGCCGAGGGCGGGCTCGCGCGGCCCCGGATCGGCATCGGCGGCATCTCCATCGAGTCGAGCACCTTCTCCCCGCACATCTCCGGGGACGAGGCCTTCACGATCCGCACCGGCGATGCACTGCGGGCGTACTACCCGTTCCTCGACGCCGGACGCGAGCTCGCCGAGGCGGCGGAGTGGGTCCCGCTCACGCACGGGCGGTCGCTCCCCGGCGGCGCCGTGGACCCGGACACCTATCGGCGGATGAAGGACGCCCTCGTCGAGGGGATCCGCACGCAGGGCCCGTTCGACGGCTTCTTCTTCGACATCCACGGCGCGATGAGCGTCGTCGGGATGGACGATGCCGAGGGCGATCTGGCTCTCGCGGTGCGGGAGGCTCTCGGCCCGGACACCCTCGTCTCCACGTCGATGGACCTGCACGGCAAGGTCTCGGAGACCCTGCGCGACGCGGTGGATCTGCTCACCTGCTACCGCATGGCCCCGCACGAGGACTGGCTGAACACGAAGGAGCGGGCGGTGTGGAACCTGCTCGACCGTCTCCGTGGACCGCACGGCGGCGATGTGCAGGCGCGGCGACCCTTCACCGCCTGGGTGCCCGTGCCTGTGCTCCTGCCGGGGGAGAAGACGAGCACGCGGCTCGAGCCCGCGCAGGGCATCTATGCCGAGCTCCCCGAGATCGAGGCTCTGCCCGGTGTCGTCGACGCCTCCGTGTGGATCGGCTACGCGTGGGCGGACGAGCCGCGCTGCCAGGCCTACGTCGTGGTCACCGGGGACGACCGTGAGGTCATCGCCCGGGAGGCGGAGCGCGTAGCCCGGATGTTCTGGGAGGCGCGGGAGGATTTCGTCTTCGTCGCGAAGACCGGAAGCCTCGACGAGGCGCTGGAGGAGGCCCTGGCGTCCGGAGCCCCGCGTCCGTACGTGATCTCCGACTCCGGGGACAACCCTACGGCCGGGGGAGCGGGCGACGTGACCTGGACCCTCGCCCAGCTGCTCCAGCGACCCGAGCTCACCGACGGGACGCACACGACGCTGGTCGCCTCGATCTTCGATCCGCGGGCCGTCGCCGAAGCCGTGGAGGCGGGCGTCGGTGCGACGGTCACGCTGTCCGCCGGCGCCGCGGTCGACTCCGGGCCCCACGGACCGGTCGAGATCACCGGCACGGTGTTCTCCGTCACCGACGGCGACCCGGACGCCGGCACCCAGGTGGTGATCGCTGTCGGCGGGCTGCACGCCATCGTGACCGCGCGCCGCAAGCCCTTCCACCACCTCTCCGACTTCCGGATGCTGGGGCTCGAGCCGACGACGGCCGACGTCGTGGTCGTGAAGATCGGCTACCTGGAGCCGGAGCTGTATGAGCTGGCGGCGGGATGGACGCTGGCGCTCACCCCGGGCGGGGTGGACCAGGACCTGCTCCGCCTCGGACACCATCGCCTGCGCCCCGGGGTGTTCCCGTTCGACACGACAGGCGACCCCGATCTGACCGCGGTGGTCGTGCGCCGCGGGGCCGACGAGGAGGACACGGCATCATGA
- a CDS encoding alpha-L-fucosidase, translated as MMNFEKRTGPDFGAASPVYPANGVPDWYRDAKLGFFVHWGLYSVPAWAVQHGEGVNIPTEDAYAWHQYAEWYGNTVRIQGSPTWERHQRTYGPGTSYEDLADQWDADAFDADAFVGELVSAGARYVVPTTKHHEGFCLWDTATTGFNAVARGPRRDLISEFHDATRRAGAKFGVYYSGALDWHVSDFPPIESDTDLFRFRRNDAHFSRYAAAQLEELVDRFAPDVLWNDIEWPDGGKGTEDYAVAALLRRYFDAVPDGVVNDRWGVPYHGFLTREYTDIPDIIPEPWESTRGLGYSFGFNQAEDERHSLSGAALVRLLVDVVAKNGNLLINVGPAADGSIPALQRKAMQELGGWLSVNGAAIYGTRPWMRMGERTGAPRRYTTSTDAVHVHALDPAAGEFELPSELAAAALSWADGTPAHATVDGGTTRIVIPAGLREAPVAVLTAHGA; from the coding sequence ATGATGAACTTCGAGAAGCGCACCGGCCCCGACTTCGGTGCGGCGTCCCCGGTCTACCCCGCGAACGGCGTGCCGGACTGGTACCGCGACGCCAAGCTCGGCTTCTTCGTGCACTGGGGGCTGTACTCCGTGCCGGCGTGGGCCGTGCAGCACGGGGAGGGCGTGAACATCCCCACCGAGGACGCCTATGCGTGGCACCAGTACGCGGAGTGGTACGGCAACACGGTGCGCATCCAGGGCAGCCCGACGTGGGAGCGTCACCAGCGCACCTACGGCCCAGGGACCTCGTACGAGGACCTCGCCGACCAGTGGGACGCCGACGCCTTCGATGCTGACGCCTTCGTCGGTGAGCTCGTGTCGGCGGGGGCGCGTTACGTCGTGCCCACGACCAAGCACCACGAGGGGTTCTGTCTGTGGGACACCGCCACGACGGGATTCAACGCCGTTGCGCGCGGCCCTCGTCGTGACCTCATCTCCGAGTTCCACGACGCCACGCGGCGGGCCGGAGCCAAGTTCGGCGTGTACTACTCCGGAGCGCTCGACTGGCACGTGAGCGACTTCCCGCCGATCGAGTCGGACACCGACCTGTTCCGGTTCCGTCGCAACGACGCGCACTTCTCCCGGTACGCCGCCGCGCAGCTCGAGGAGCTCGTGGACCGGTTCGCGCCCGACGTGCTCTGGAACGACATCGAGTGGCCGGACGGCGGCAAGGGCACGGAGGACTACGCCGTGGCCGCACTGCTACGGCGTTACTTCGACGCCGTCCCGGACGGCGTCGTCAACGACCGGTGGGGCGTGCCGTACCACGGCTTCCTCACCCGCGAATACACGGACATCCCGGACATCATCCCCGAGCCCTGGGAGTCGACCCGCGGGCTCGGCTACTCGTTCGGGTTCAACCAGGCGGAGGACGAGCGGCACTCGCTCTCCGGTGCGGCCCTGGTCCGGCTCCTCGTCGACGTCGTCGCGAAGAACGGCAACCTGCTCATCAACGTGGGCCCCGCGGCGGACGGATCCATTCCGGCGCTGCAGCGGAAGGCGATGCAGGAGCTCGGCGGCTGGCTGTCCGTGAACGGCGCGGCGATCTACGGCACGCGGCCCTGGATGCGGATGGGGGAGCGGACGGGGGCTCCTCGTCGCTACACCACCTCCACCGACGCGGTGCACGTGCATGCGCTCGACCCGGCGGCAGGCGAGTTCGAGCTGCCGTCCGAGCTCGCGGCCGCCGCGCTGTCGTGGGCCGACGGGACCCCGGCCCACGCGACCGTGGACGGCGGCACGACCCGCATCGTGATCCCGGCCGGTCTCCGCGAGGCTCCGGTCGCCGTGCTCACCGCGCACGGCGCCTGA
- a CDS encoding FAD-binding and (Fe-S)-binding domain-containing protein produces MPTTLDHPLDPALLGTETQVHARSIDRFARAHDASHYLLVPDAVLSPADAEGVARAFTAVRAAGRTLTFRSGGTSLSGQGISGDILVDTRSHFRDIHIEEDGAAVRVGPGATVRQVNTRLSRYRRKLGPDPASEIACTIGGVVANNSSGMACGITENSYQTITSMVVVLPSGTVLDTGRADAADVLRAAEPALFAGLSSLRERLLAAPENVAFLRQQFSMKNTMGYGLNALLDFDDPVRILEHLLIGSEGTLGFVAEARFRTIEVRPAIATGLLVFETLSAAMTALPALTELGLATIELLDAASLRVAQGLSDVPAAISEIDVQGHAGLLVEVHAVDDDALAVASASAQAHFDALPLAVAPRLTTDAGERAALWHVRKGLYTAVAGARPSGTTALLEDIVVPVPRLLATCERLIELFAEHGYEGSVIFGHAKDGNVHFLLNERFDDPDSVARYRRFTDDLVELVLAQEGSLKAEHGTGRIMAPFVRRQYGDELTDMMWEIKRLFDPDGILNPGVVLSDDPDSYLQDLKRVPTVEREVDRCVECGYCEPTCPSKSITLTPRQRIVLRRDMAWAEEQGDTALLRDLRADYDYDGVQTCAVDGMCGAACPVDINTGDLVRRLRAEQENAVEGAAWGTAAKHWSTVTRAGGVALTVADALPVPLVRGATRVGRGVLGADTVPLYDGGLPRGGTAPPRPVSPPDAQAVFFGACIGTMFGPEDEGPGSRDALRALLDRAGIPVVVPEENGGLCCGTPWKSKGHLDGYRLMSARVLASLWDASRHGELPVVCDAASCTEGLDVMLTQAVAAHPEYAGLRIEDATTFVAREVLPRLSVDAKLPSIAVHPTCSTTALGATGALTAIAAAVADEVFVPDGWGCCAFAGDRGMLHPELTASATAQESAEVAAADTARGGFDAFVSANRTCEIGMTRATGRPYRHVIEVLEERTRP; encoded by the coding sequence GTGCCCACCACCCTCGACCACCCCCTCGATCCCGCACTGTTGGGGACCGAGACGCAGGTCCACGCCCGATCCATCGACCGGTTCGCCCGCGCCCACGACGCCTCGCATTACCTGCTCGTCCCGGACGCAGTGCTCTCCCCCGCGGACGCGGAGGGCGTCGCCCGCGCGTTCACAGCGGTCCGGGCGGCCGGGCGTACGCTCACGTTCCGCTCCGGCGGCACCAGCCTCTCCGGGCAGGGCATCAGCGGCGACATCCTCGTCGACACGCGCAGCCACTTCCGCGACATACACATCGAGGAGGACGGCGCCGCGGTGCGGGTCGGCCCCGGGGCCACGGTCCGGCAGGTGAACACACGGCTGTCCCGGTACCGCCGCAAGCTCGGACCGGATCCGGCCAGCGAGATCGCCTGCACGATCGGCGGCGTCGTCGCCAACAACTCCAGCGGCATGGCCTGCGGCATCACGGAGAACTCGTACCAGACGATCACCTCGATGGTCGTCGTGCTGCCCAGCGGCACCGTGCTGGACACCGGACGGGCGGACGCCGCGGATGTGCTCCGCGCCGCGGAACCCGCCCTGTTCGCCGGGCTGTCGTCGCTCCGGGAGCGGCTGCTCGCCGCGCCCGAGAACGTCGCCTTCCTCCGACAGCAGTTCTCGATGAAGAACACCATGGGCTACGGCCTGAACGCCCTGCTCGACTTCGACGACCCGGTGCGGATCCTCGAACACCTCCTCATCGGATCGGAAGGGACCCTCGGCTTCGTCGCGGAGGCCCGTTTCCGCACCATCGAGGTGCGCCCCGCGATCGCCACCGGCCTGCTCGTCTTCGAGACTCTGTCGGCGGCGATGACCGCGCTCCCCGCTCTCACGGAGCTCGGACTCGCGACGATCGAGCTCCTGGACGCCGCCTCACTGCGCGTCGCCCAGGGCCTGAGCGACGTCCCGGCCGCGATCTCCGAGATCGACGTGCAGGGCCACGCCGGGCTCCTCGTCGAGGTGCACGCCGTGGATGACGACGCCCTCGCCGTCGCGAGCGCATCAGCGCAGGCGCACTTCGATGCCCTCCCCCTCGCCGTCGCCCCGCGACTGACCACGGATGCGGGAGAGCGCGCCGCGCTGTGGCACGTCCGCAAGGGCCTCTACACGGCGGTCGCCGGAGCGCGGCCGTCCGGCACGACCGCTCTCCTCGAAGACATCGTCGTCCCCGTCCCCCGGCTGCTGGCCACCTGCGAACGCCTGATCGAGCTGTTCGCGGAACACGGCTACGAGGGGTCCGTCATCTTCGGGCACGCGAAGGACGGCAACGTCCACTTCCTGCTGAACGAGCGTTTCGACGACCCCGACAGCGTGGCGCGGTACCGCCGCTTCACGGACGACCTCGTCGAGCTCGTCCTCGCGCAGGAGGGATCCCTCAAGGCCGAGCACGGCACCGGCCGCATCATGGCGCCGTTCGTGCGGCGGCAGTACGGCGACGAGCTCACCGACATGATGTGGGAGATCAAGCGGCTGTTCGATCCGGACGGGATCCTCAACCCCGGGGTCGTGCTCTCCGACGACCCGGACTCCTATCTGCAGGATCTGAAGCGCGTGCCCACGGTCGAGCGCGAGGTGGACCGCTGCGTCGAGTGCGGCTACTGCGAGCCCACGTGCCCGAGCAAGAGCATCACGCTCACACCCCGGCAGCGCATCGTGCTGCGCCGGGACATGGCCTGGGCCGAGGAGCAGGGCGACACGGCGCTGCTGCGGGACCTCCGCGCCGACTACGACTACGACGGCGTGCAGACCTGCGCGGTCGACGGCATGTGCGGCGCCGCGTGTCCGGTGGACATCAACACCGGCGACCTCGTCCGCCGCCTCCGCGCCGAGCAGGAGAACGCCGTGGAGGGGGCCGCGTGGGGAACGGCGGCGAAGCACTGGAGCACCGTCACGCGCGCCGGCGGCGTCGCCCTCACGGTCGCCGACGCTCTCCCCGTCCCGCTCGTGCGCGGCGCGACGCGGGTCGGACGCGGGGTGCTCGGCGCCGATACCGTGCCCCTCTACGACGGCGGCCTCCCCCGCGGCGGCACCGCGCCGCCCCGACCGGTCTCACCGCCCGATGCCCAGGCCGTCTTCTTCGGCGCCTGCATCGGTACGATGTTCGGCCCGGAGGACGAGGGTCCCGGTTCCCGCGACGCCCTGCGCGCCCTGCTCGACCGCGCCGGGATCCCCGTCGTGGTCCCGGAGGAGAACGGCGGGCTCTGCTGCGGGACGCCGTGGAAGTCCAAGGGACACCTCGACGGGTATCGCCTCATGTCGGCCCGGGTGCTGGCCTCGCTCTGGGACGCCAGCCGCCACGGCGAGCTCCCGGTCGTCTGCGATGCGGCCTCCTGCACCGAGGGCCTCGACGTGATGCTCACCCAGGCCGTCGCCGCGCACCCGGAGTACGCGGGGCTGCGCATCGAGGACGCCACCACGTTCGTCGCGCGGGAGGTGCTGCCGCGCCTTTCCGTCGATGCGAAGCTCCCCTCGATCGCCGTGCACCCGACCTGCTCGACGACCGCGCTCGGCGCGACCGGGGCACTGACGGCGATCGCTGCCGCCGTCGCCGACGAGGTCTTCGTGCCGGACGGCTGGGGCTGCTGCGCGTTCGCCGGCGACCGCGGCATGCTGCACCCCGAGCTCACCGCGAGCGCGACGGCGCAGGAATCGGCCGAGGTGGCCGCAGCCGATACGGCCCGCGGCGGCTTCGACGCCTTCGTGTCGGCCAACCGCACGTGCGAGATCGGCATGACCCGCGCCACCGGCCGCCCGTACCGCCACGTGATCGAGGTTCTCGAGGAGCGCACGCGCCCCTAG
- a CDS encoding GntR family transcriptional regulator, protein MTSIAERPLGVVGVVDAVTGQLRTRILSGEIRSGEPLTEAAVSQTYGVARPSAKAAIEQLVASGLLVRTAHRTARVVGIEAETVRDVYRTRIRLESAALRELAESAAVPAAAVAANAELQAMAPGPDPATVDPDLRFHTALIDALGSERTSRMYRSVLDEVRLCMAQVQGRRLLDAELIAAQHAEMLEAVAAGDAERAAAVLRAHLASAEDRLVEALHGS, encoded by the coding sequence ATGACCTCGATCGCGGAGCGCCCCCTCGGCGTGGTCGGCGTGGTCGATGCCGTGACCGGACAGCTGCGCACCCGGATCCTCTCCGGCGAGATCCGCTCGGGGGAGCCGCTGACCGAGGCGGCCGTCTCCCAGACCTACGGCGTCGCCCGGCCCAGCGCGAAAGCGGCCATCGAGCAGCTCGTGGCCAGTGGACTGCTCGTCCGGACGGCGCATCGCACGGCGCGTGTGGTCGGCATCGAGGCGGAGACCGTCCGCGACGTCTACCGCACGCGGATCCGGCTGGAGAGTGCGGCGCTGCGCGAGCTGGCGGAGAGCGCGGCCGTGCCGGCGGCCGCTGTGGCGGCGAACGCCGAGTTGCAGGCGATGGCACCGGGCCCCGATCCCGCGACGGTCGATCCCGACCTCCGTTTCCACACGGCCCTCATCGACGCGCTGGGAAGCGAGCGCACCAGTCGCATGTACCGGAGCGTGCTGGACGAGGTGCGGTTGTGCATGGCGCAGGTGCAGGGGCGGCGTCTCCTCGACGCGGAACTCATCGCCGCGCAGCACGCCGAGATGCTCGAGGCCGTCGCCGCCGGGGACGCGGAGCGCGCGGCCGCCGTGCTGCGTGCCCACCTCGCCTCGGCCGAGGACCGTCTCGTCGAGGCCCTGCACGGCTCCTGA
- the serA gene encoding phosphoglycerate dehydrogenase — protein sequence MPKPVVLIAEVLSPATIEALGPDFDVRHVDGTDREALFAALAESDAVLIRSATRIDEEALSHAPKLKVVARAGVGLDNVDIKAATAAGVMVVNAPTSNIVSAAELTVGHILSLARRIPVAHASLSAGQWKRSSFTGAELFEKTVGIVGLGRIGALVAARLAAFDMRVVAYDPYVTSARAQQLGVQLLSLDELVAEADFLTIHMPKTPETTGMIGAEQFAAMKPTAFVVNVARGGLIDEEALHEALVAGEIAGAGLDVFTSEPPAEGGSARALLDLPNVVVTPHLGASTEEAQEKAGVSVARSVRLALGGDLVPDAVNVAGGVIDPYVRPGITLVEKLGQIFAALATSPLTSLDVEVHGELNDYDVSVLKLAALKGVFTNIVSETVSYVNAPLLAEQRGIAVRLLKDDVSEEYRNVITLTGALSDGSQLSVSGTLTGPKQAEKLVGINDHALELPIEKHHVVMLYTDRPGIVAVYGQKFGEAGINIAGMQISRLAAGDQALSVLTLDSPVSEELLDDVRGAIDADLFRQIEITEV from the coding sequence GTGCCGAAGCCTGTCGTGCTCATCGCCGAAGTACTCTCTCCCGCCACGATCGAGGCGCTCGGCCCCGACTTCGACGTCCGCCACGTCGACGGTACCGATCGCGAGGCGCTGTTCGCCGCCCTCGCGGAGTCGGACGCGGTGCTCATCCGCTCCGCGACCCGCATCGACGAGGAGGCGCTGTCGCACGCGCCGAAGCTCAAGGTCGTCGCGCGGGCCGGTGTCGGCCTCGACAACGTCGACATCAAGGCCGCGACCGCGGCCGGCGTCATGGTCGTCAACGCCCCGACGTCGAACATCGTCTCGGCCGCCGAGCTGACGGTCGGCCACATCCTCAGCCTGGCCCGCCGCATCCCGGTCGCGCACGCCTCGCTGTCCGCCGGGCAGTGGAAGCGCAGCTCCTTCACCGGTGCCGAGCTCTTCGAGAAGACCGTCGGCATCGTCGGACTGGGCCGGATCGGCGCTCTCGTCGCCGCTCGCCTCGCCGCCTTCGACATGCGCGTCGTCGCGTACGACCCCTACGTCACCTCGGCGCGCGCCCAGCAGCTCGGCGTGCAGCTCCTCTCGCTCGACGAGCTCGTCGCCGAAGCCGACTTCCTCACGATCCACATGCCCAAGACCCCGGAGACGACGGGCATGATCGGCGCGGAGCAGTTCGCCGCCATGAAGCCGACCGCGTTCGTCGTCAACGTCGCCCGCGGTGGACTCATCGACGAGGAGGCGCTGCACGAGGCGCTCGTCGCCGGCGAGATCGCCGGGGCCGGCCTGGACGTCTTCACCTCCGAGCCCCCGGCGGAGGGCGGCAGCGCCCGCGCCCTGCTCGACCTCCCGAACGTCGTCGTGACCCCGCACCTCGGGGCGAGCACGGAAGAGGCGCAGGAGAAGGCCGGCGTCTCGGTCGCGCGCTCGGTGCGGCTCGCGCTCGGCGGCGACCTCGTCCCGGATGCGGTCAACGTCGCGGGCGGCGTCATCGACCCGTACGTGCGTCCCGGCATCACGCTCGTGGAGAAGCTCGGCCAGATCTTCGCCGCGCTGGCCACGTCGCCGCTCACGAGCCTCGACGTCGAGGTGCACGGCGAGCTCAACGACTACGACGTGAGCGTGCTCAAGCTGGCTGCCCTCAAGGGTGTCTTCACGAACATCGTGAGCGAGACCGTGTCGTACGTGAACGCGCCCCTCCTGGCGGAGCAGCGCGGCATCGCGGTGCGCCTGCTCAAGGACGACGTGAGCGAGGAGTACCGGAACGTCATCACCCTCACGGGGGCGCTGTCCGACGGATCGCAGCTCTCGGTGTCGGGCACGCTGACCGGACCGAAGCAGGCCGAGAAGCTCGTCGGAATCAACGACCACGCCCTGGAGCTGCCGATCGAGAAGCACCACGTCGTCATGCTCTACACCGACCGCCCCGGCATCGTGGCCGTCTACGGGCAGAAGTTCGGCGAGGCCGGGATCAACATCGCCGGCATGCAGATCTCGCGGCTCGCGGCCGGCGACCAGGCGCTCAGCGTGCTGACGCTCGACTCGCCCGTGTCCGAGGAGCTGCTGGACGACGTGCGGGGCGCCATCGACGCCGACCTCTTCCGTCAGATCGAGATCACCGAGGTCTGA
- a CDS encoding TetR/AcrR family transcriptional regulator, producing MPRPPLAREKVLDAFEAILIDDGERAATLEATAKAAGVSKGGLLYHFRSKDDLEAGLLERLDHLTTLDLERMRTADEGPVAYYVRTSVMEDDALDRALIATTRLAQGGSSAASDMLRDTRRRWAETIRPHVRDTASLDLVMLVSDGLYFNNSLDVHGPERLVPRSDELADLIALVLRATA from the coding sequence ATGCCCCGCCCACCCCTCGCCCGCGAGAAGGTCCTCGACGCCTTCGAGGCGATCCTCATCGACGACGGCGAACGCGCCGCGACGCTCGAGGCGACGGCCAAGGCCGCCGGCGTGTCGAAGGGCGGCCTGCTCTACCACTTCCGCTCCAAGGACGACCTCGAGGCCGGGCTCCTGGAGCGCCTCGACCACCTGACCACCCTCGATCTGGAGCGCATGCGCACCGCCGACGAAGGTCCCGTCGCGTACTACGTGCGGACCTCGGTGATGGAGGACGACGCCCTCGATCGGGCGCTGATCGCCACGACCCGGCTGGCCCAGGGCGGCTCGTCCGCCGCGTCCGACATGCTCCGGGATACCCGGCGTCGCTGGGCGGAGACGATCCGCCCGCACGTCCGCGACACCGCCAGCCTCGACCTCGTGATGCTCGTGAGCGACGGCCTCTACTTCAACAACTCTCTCGACGTGCACGGGCCGGAGCGCCTGGTCCCGCGGAGCGACGAGCTCGCCGATCTCATCGCGCTCGTGCTGCGCGCCACCGCCTGA